In Hyla sarda isolate aHylSar1 chromosome 9, aHylSar1.hap1, whole genome shotgun sequence, the following proteins share a genomic window:
- the LOC130291476 gene encoding uncharacterized protein LOC130291476 isoform X2, producing MDRSPEEDFPSDTETARGQGVTKKPKVTAAIFYKRTSARPAAKSSSGQTSRQPIRDICHVETETLAENETAITDAEVALNVHQEGSDTEIDNIMHVSPALADVNIGIVEEEVPWSSIAPDKPFSPLLFVHDIDDDYQESQSPPSSSGSIVVDTPSHAKTATVTSTRTLATASKSTPLPEKPSPSAQPSVSGNRKSKVWEHFITVGDGRLAKCKLCGKEVSCGKVLGHLTNAGMDNHLRTHHKAVLMREESGLAAPPSKRKGSSSASSSATMSSASDNLEKGQGAEAVVHPSKGNQSTIEQFTGFHPRGISRQQSRKITRLIGELIAIGGAPFNMVEGEPFKRLLKALAPQYIVPSRTTFSRSIVPALYKSCVEKRSWEKLLDSLYI from the coding sequence ATGGACAGATCCCCTGAGGAAGACTtccccagtgacacagagacagcTAGAGGACAAGGTGTTACCAAGAAGCCAAAGGTAACCGCTGCCATTTTTTATAAGAGGACATCAGCAAGGCCTGCTGCCAAGTCTTCCAGTGGCCAAACTTCTAGGCAACCAATCAGAGACATCTGCCATGTGGAGACGGAGACTCTAGCAGAAAATGAGACAGCCATTACTGATGCTGAGGTGGCCCTAAATGTCCATCAAGAAGGCTCTGACACAGAAATAGACAACATCATGCATGTCAGTCCTGCCCTTGCAGATGTGAACATTGGCATTGTAGAAGAGGAGGTACCATGGTCCAGTATTGCACCAGATAAACCTTTTTCGCCACTACTATTCGTACATGACATTGATGATGACTATCAAGAATCTCAATCACCACCATCCTCCTCTGGCTCCATAGTTGTGGATACACCCTCCCATGCAAAGACTGCCACTGTCACCAGTACAAGGACTTTAGCTACTGCTTCCAAGAGCACTCCCCTTCCAGAAAAACCTTCCCCATCAGCACAACCCAGTGTCAGTGGTAACCGCAAATCTAAGGTATGGGAGCATTTCATAACAGTTGGGGATGGTCGCTTGGCCAAATGTAAGCTATGTGGCAAGGAAGTAAGTTGTGGCAAAGTCTTGGGGCATCTCACCAATGCAGGAATGGATAACCATCTGAGGACACACCACAAGGCAGTGTTGATGAGAGAAGAAAGTGGTTTGGCAGCTCCACCAAGTAAAAGAAAGGGAAGTAGTAGTGCTAGTTCCAGTGCTACTATGAGTTCAGCCTCAGATAACCTGGAAAAGGGGCAAGGGGCTGAAGCTGTTGTTCATCCCAGTAAAGGAAACCAGTCCACCATAGAACAGTTTACTGGTTTTCATCCCAGGGGGATTTCCCGCCAACAGTCCCGCAAGATTACCCGCCTTATAGGTGAGCTCATAGCCATTGGGGGGGCTCCATTTAACATGGTGGAAGGGGAACCTTTTAAACGCCTTCTAAAGGCACTTGCACCCCAATATATTGTACCATCACGTACCACATTCAGCAGAAGTATAGTACCTGCTTTGTATAAATCGTGTGTGGAAAAGAGGAGCTGGGAAAAGCTGCTGGACAGTCTGTACATCTAA
- the LOC130291476 gene encoding zinc finger BED domain-containing protein 4-like isoform X1 gives MVEEWLGEHGDTHLKMGFVVTNGAAKMIKALRNGNFVCVRCSAHVLHLVVKAGLEDTSESNTKLTGVLDSCRKIAGHFHRSVKDSHLLRREQSKAGVPQHRLKQDVSTRWNSTLEMLERILEQQKPIHAKSHENYIGITRAFGREEWTLVAQVVAVLSPFRAVTEKLSQEKASLAQVIPLFTHLLTKMDAFLNNREKLTGGYIVGDVATLVRRLQVLLQRRIKELTDTCPDLMLATMCDPRIKGKMALQANALTSWRDKLIIKVCDRQRLLDVGQERHDEEEEAEEDEPAEISATISNTATTSSRAADFWAETLQSLVGQTRQPSRIPRDKVADMVKIYVSEPNIFPTADAMKYWDEKRAIWPALSMVAQELLSCPPTSVQSEQVFSVTGNILCPQRSQLSPQLMEQMTFFKVNLPKLGYPALNFETS, from the coding sequence atggtggaaGAATGGCTTGGGGAACACGGAGATACACATCTGAAGATGGGTTTCGTGGTGACTAACGGTGCAGCCAAAATGATAAAGGCATTGCGTAATGGCAACTTTGTATGTGTGCGATGCTCTGCACATGTCCTCCATCTTGTGGTGAAGGCCGGTTTGGAAGACACCTCAGAGAGCAACACAAAGCTCACAGGAGTTCTGGATTCATGTAGAAAAATTGCAGGGCATTTTCACCGGAGTGTTAAAGACAGCCACTTACTCAGACGGGAGCAGAGTAAGGCAGGTGTTcctcaacacagactgaaacaggaTGTTAGCACCCGGTGGAATTCCACACTAGAAATGCTGGAAAGAATCCTAGAGCAGCAGAAACCCATACATgcaaagtcccatgaaaattatATTGGCATCACCAGAGCATTTGGTAGGGAGGAGTGGACCTTAGTTGCTCAGGTGGTTGCTGTACTTAGCCCCTTTCGTGCGGTCACGGAAAAGTTAAGCCAGGAGAAGGCAAGTTTGGCGCAAGTCATCCCTCTCTTTACTCATCTGTTAACCAAAATGGATGCCTTCCTGAATAACAGAGAGAAGTTGACTGGAGGCTATATAGTTGGTGATGTTGCCACACTGGTAAGGAGACTCCAGGTCCTACTACAGCGTAGGATTAAAGAGCTGacagacacttgccctgatctaaTGCTAGCCACCATGTGTGACCCCCGGATTAAGGGCAAAATGGCTCTCCAAGCAAATGCCCTAACAAGCTGGAGGGACAAATTAATCATCAAGGTGTGTGACAGACAGAGACTATTAGATGTGGGACAAGAGAGGCAtgatgaggaggaagaagcagaggAAGATGAGCCTGCAGAAATCTCAGCAACCATCAGTAACACTGCTACAACCTCCTCAAGAGCTGCAGACTTTTGGGCAGAGACATTGCAAAGCCTGGTTGGACAAACCAGACAACCCTCTCGGATACCAAGAGACAAGGTGGCAGACATGGTCAAAATTTATGTGTCTGAACCAAATATATTTCCCACTGCCGATGCCATGAAATATTGGGACGAAAAGAGGGCTATTTGGCCTGCTCTAAGCATGGTGGCCCAGGAGCTCCTATCCTGCCCCCCAACCTCTGTGCAAAGTGAGCAGGTATTTTCTGTCACCGGGAACATTCTATGCCCACAGCGTTCTCAACTGTCCCCTCAGCTCATGGAGCAGATGACTTTTTTTAAAGTCAATTTGCCAAAGTTAGGGTACCCAGCCCTAAACTTTGAAACAAGTTAA